The following coding sequences are from one Rattus rattus isolate New Zealand chromosome 11, Rrattus_CSIRO_v1, whole genome shotgun sequence window:
- the LOC116912497 gene encoding cytokine receptor-like factor 2, with product MRAVTWAIVAMLLPRVLGAIPTRTPRTGGVGDTLSVAIVCHDLESVEVTWGPGSAHHGPSANLSLEFRYGNQVPQPCPHYFLLDSVRAGCVLPMGKGLLEVVLREGGGAKLFSRKKKASAWLRPRPPWNVTLSWVGDTVAVSCPAHPYLGLEYEVQHRDDFDPEWQSTSAPFCNLTVGGLDPGRCYDFRVRATPQDFFYGPEARPSKWTVVPSLQGVGPTGSCTGPTLPRTPGIPAPPLALACGLAVALLTLVLLLALLRMRRVKEALLPGVPDPRGSFPGLFEKHHGNFQAWIADSQAAVPTVPEPDKDDDVIRPQTKGVETQEDDDVIAPGSPCLGGGALMSVGGALFLMGDSGYTTL from the exons ATGCGAGCTGTGACCTGGGCCATCGTGGCCATGCTCCTGCCGCGGGTCTTGGGGGCGATTCCGACGAGGACGCCACGGACAGGGGGCGTCG GTGACACCCTCTCTGTTGCCATTGTTTGCCATGACCTGGAGAGCGTGGAAGTCACGTGGGGCCCGGGCTCTGCCCACCATGGGCCGTCAGCCAATCTCAGCCTGGAGTTCCg GTATGGAAACCAGGTCCCCCAGCCCTGCCCACACTACTTTCTGTTGGACAGCGTCAGAGCAGGCTGTGTCCTCCCCATGGGGAAGGGGCTTCTGGAGGTGGTGCTGCGTGAGGGAGGCGGAGCCAAGCTGTTCTCCCGGAAGAAGAAGGCATCGGCCTGGC TGAGGCCCCGCCCTCCATGGAACGTCACCCTGAGCTGGGTCGGGGACACTGTTGCTGTTTCCTGCCCCGCCCACCCCTACCTTGGGCTGGAATATGAGGTGCAGCACAGAGATGACTTCGACCCTGAATGGCAG TCGACCTCTGCACCGTTCTGCAACCTGACAGTGGGTGGGCTGGACCCCGGGCGCTGCTACGACTTCCGGGTACGGGCGACGCCCCAGGATTTCTTCTATGGCCCCGAGGCGCGGCCCAGCAAGTGGACAGTCGTGCCCAGCCTGCAGGGAGTGGGGCCCACAG GCTCCTGCACTGGCCCCACCCTCCCGAGGACCCCCGGGATCCCTGCCCCACCTCTCGCCCTGGCCTGTGGCCTTGCGGTGGCCCTGCTCACCCTGGTGCTGCTCCTGGCCCTGCTGCGGATGCGCAG GGTGAAGGAGGCCCTGCTGCCTGGTGTCCCCGACCCCCGCGGctccttccctggcctcttcGAGAAGCATCATGGGAACTTCCAG GCTTGGATCGCAGATTCTCAGGCTGCTGTCCCTACGGTCCCAGAGCCGGACAAAGATGATGATGTCATCCGGCCTCAGACCAAGGGGGTGGAAACTCAGGAGGATGATGATGTCATCGCCCCGGGGTCCCCATGCCTTGGGGGAGGGGCCCTGATGTCGGTGGGCGGGGCCTTGTTCCTGATGGGCGACAGCGGCTACACCACCCTGTGA